One Curtobacterium herbarum genomic window carries:
- a CDS encoding ABC transporter ATP-binding protein, which produces MIEFRSVRKTYPDGTNAVESFDLVIPSRSTTVFVGSSGCGKTTLLRMINRMIDPTSGSVQIDGEDIAGVDPVQLRRRIGYVMQNAGLLPHRKVADNIATVPLLTGVSKADARKRALELMDTVGLDRSLADRYPSQLSGGQQQRVGVARGLAVDPNVLLMDEPFGAVDPLVRNDLQDELIRLQRELGKTVVFVTHDIDEAFKLGDQVVILKKGGEIAQQGTPAEILSAPADDFVANFIGVGRGRRSLRVEQTPTGPVVVDGDGRAAGVLTGPVGVVDAAAAVRSEAGTPSVPGAAAQGGSTR; this is translated from the coding sequence ATGATCGAGTTCCGCTCGGTGCGCAAGACCTACCCGGACGGCACGAACGCCGTCGAGTCGTTCGACCTCGTGATCCCCTCGCGGAGCACGACGGTGTTCGTCGGTTCGAGCGGTTGTGGCAAGACCACGCTCCTCCGGATGATCAACAGGATGATCGACCCGACCTCGGGCTCCGTCCAGATCGACGGCGAGGACATCGCGGGTGTCGACCCGGTGCAGCTGCGCCGTCGGATCGGCTACGTGATGCAGAACGCCGGGCTGCTGCCGCACCGCAAGGTCGCCGACAACATCGCGACCGTGCCGCTGCTCACCGGTGTCTCGAAGGCCGACGCGCGGAAGCGTGCCCTCGAGTTGATGGACACCGTCGGCCTCGACCGGTCGCTCGCCGACCGGTACCCCTCGCAGCTCTCCGGCGGACAGCAGCAGCGCGTCGGCGTCGCCCGCGGCCTGGCCGTCGACCCGAACGTGCTGCTCATGGACGAGCCGTTCGGTGCCGTCGACCCGCTCGTCCGCAACGACCTGCAGGACGAGCTGATCCGGCTGCAGCGCGAGCTCGGCAAGACCGTCGTCTTCGTGACGCACGACATCGACGAGGCCTTCAAGCTCGGCGACCAGGTCGTCATCCTCAAGAAGGGCGGCGAGATCGCCCAGCAGGGGACCCCGGCGGAGATCCTGTCCGCACCGGCGGACGACTTCGTCGCGAACTTCATCGGCGTCGGGCGGGGCCGTCGGTCCCTCCGCGTCGAGCAGACCCCGACCGGTCCGGTCGTCGTGGACGGTGACGGTCGCGCCGCAGGCGTCCTGACCGGTCCCGTGGGCGTCGTCGACGCCGCTGCCGCTGTCCGCTCCGAGGCCGGGACGCCCAGCGTCCCGGGTGCTGCGGCGCAGGGTGGGAGCACCCGGTGA
- a CDS encoding TetR/AcrR family transcriptional regulator, which yields MLVTEVSNALPGGSSLLRNEPVQARSSARLAGLLDAAAAVIDEIGFERLTTAMVAERAGASIGTVYRYFPDRIAVVEALAIRCTQRLAARFVETLDASGATTWQEGCDALVDMTAEMYRTEPGFRAIRFADIDTTSGDEDADRLAALGGAVGTVMRERFDLPQTEAISRAWVVLAESAHAVLARAHVDRDHPDTELIAAYRAMSRPYLESVIGAS from the coding sequence GTGCTCGTCACCGAGGTTTCGAACGCACTGCCGGGGGGATCGTCACTGCTCAGGAACGAGCCGGTCCAGGCCCGCAGCTCGGCGCGCCTCGCGGGTCTGCTCGACGCCGCGGCGGCGGTCATCGACGAGATCGGCTTCGAGCGGCTCACGACCGCCATGGTCGCCGAGCGTGCCGGCGCGTCCATCGGGACGGTCTACCGGTACTTCCCGGACCGCATCGCCGTGGTCGAGGCCCTGGCGATCCGCTGCACCCAGCGCCTCGCCGCCCGATTCGTCGAGACGCTCGACGCCTCCGGTGCCACGACCTGGCAGGAGGGCTGCGACGCGCTCGTCGACATGACCGCCGAGATGTACCGGACGGAGCCCGGCTTCCGCGCGATCCGCTTCGCCGACATCGACACCACGTCCGGTGACGAGGACGCCGACCGGCTCGCCGCGCTCGGCGGGGCCGTCGGCACCGTGATGCGCGAGCGATTCGACCTGCCGCAGACCGAGGCGATCAGCCGCGCCTGGGTCGTGCTGGCGGAGTCCGCGCACGCGGTCCTCGCCCGGGCCCACGTCGACCGCGACCACCCCGACACCGAGCTGATCGCTGCGTACCGCGCGATGAGCCGGCCGTACCTGGAGTCGGTGATCGGGGCCTCCTGA
- a CDS encoding App1 family protein → MPESTPPDPAAPRDTTPAPEGSTAPGPDARSVEREHDRREQTPWGIQQWETAIPEPILHRAARIEDAVQEYREQHARKRGQVPTVIPYTGYGAPGWVRVLCRVLLTRRGLASDVSYAGVRGWRSFTSVAVDHAEVTITAGGSTHTVQSDRGGVVDAIVPIDLEPGWQTIRLSAGGMRDVDADVFVVHPDTRFGLLSDIDDTVMVTSLPRPMLAAWNSFVLTEHARRPVPGMSVLYERILAQHPGAPTVYLSTGAWNVAPTLQRFLTRNMYPSGTLLLTDWGPTHDRLFRSGQQHKQDNLRRLARDFPDIQWLLVGDDGQHDEHLYGEFAREHPDNVAAVAIRQLSTSEAVLAGGRSRAQERTRDSTVPWVYAPDGAALWTELGRVGIAELG, encoded by the coding sequence ATGCCCGAGTCGACGCCTCCGGACCCTGCTGCGCCCCGGGACACCACCCCGGCGCCCGAGGGCAGCACCGCTCCCGGTCCCGACGCCCGGTCCGTGGAACGCGAGCACGACCGACGCGAACAGACCCCGTGGGGCATCCAGCAGTGGGAGACCGCGATCCCCGAGCCGATCCTGCACCGTGCCGCCCGCATCGAGGACGCCGTGCAGGAGTACCGCGAGCAGCACGCCCGGAAGCGCGGCCAGGTGCCGACGGTGATCCCGTACACGGGCTACGGCGCGCCGGGGTGGGTCCGGGTGCTCTGCCGGGTGCTCCTCACCCGCCGCGGCCTGGCCTCCGACGTCTCGTACGCGGGCGTCCGCGGCTGGCGCAGCTTCACGAGCGTGGCCGTCGACCACGCCGAGGTCACGATCACCGCCGGTGGCAGCACGCACACCGTCCAGAGCGACCGTGGTGGTGTGGTCGACGCCATCGTCCCGATCGACCTCGAGCCCGGCTGGCAGACGATCCGCCTGTCCGCCGGTGGCATGCGCGACGTCGACGCCGACGTCTTCGTGGTGCACCCGGACACCCGCTTCGGCCTGCTGTCGGACATCGACGACACCGTGATGGTGACGAGCCTGCCCCGCCCGATGCTGGCGGCGTGGAACTCGTTCGTCCTCACCGAGCACGCCCGCCGCCCGGTCCCGGGGATGTCGGTCCTCTACGAACGGATCCTCGCGCAGCACCCGGGCGCACCGACCGTGTACCTGTCCACCGGCGCCTGGAACGTGGCACCGACGCTGCAGCGCTTCCTGACGCGGAACATGTACCCGTCCGGCACCCTGCTGCTCACCGACTGGGGCCCCACCCACGACCGGCTCTTCCGGAGCGGACAGCAGCACAAGCAGGACAACCTGCGGCGCCTCGCCCGGGACTTCCCGGACATCCAGTGGCTGCTCGTCGGCGACGACGGACAGCACGACGAGCACCTCTACGGCGAGTTCGCGCGGGAGCACCCGGACAACGTCGCCGCAGTCGCGATCCGGCAGTTGTCCACCAGTGAGGCCGTCCTCGCCGGCGGTCGGTCGCGGGCCCAGGAGCGCACGCGGGACTCGACCGTGCCGTGGGTCTACGCGCCGGACGGCGCCGCGCTCTGGACCGAGCTCGGTCGCGTCGGCATCGCCGAACTCGGCTGA